CGCCGAACAGCAGCAGGCGGCGCACGCTCGATCGCCACGAGCGTGACGGTGCTGCGAGCAGGCCGAGCAAGATCGAGCAGGATCGAACGGGTCAGTCCGAGGATTCCAGCTCCGCGCGGAACGCGGCCTCGCGCGCCAGGTGGCCGGGACGCCTGCGCAGCACCGCCCACGCGATGCCCAGCACGATGAACCAGACCGGCGTCACCAGCAGTGCCTGCAGCGTGTCGGCCTTCTGCGTGAAGGCCCACACCAGGAACACGAAGAACGCCAGCACCACCCAGCACATCACCACCCCGCCCGGCATCTTGAACACCGACGCGGCGTGCAGGTGCCGACGGCGTCGGCGGTACACCAGGTAGCTGCTCAGGATGATCGTCCAGACGAACATGAAGCACAGCGACGAGATGGTCGTCACCAGGGTGAAGGCCTCGATGATCGAATCTCCGAGCGCGATTATCACCACACCCGACAGCAGGAACACACCGGACAGGAACAGCGCGTTGGCCGGCACCCGCCGCGAGGTCAGCCGGGAGAACAGGGCGGGCGCATCGCCCTCGGACGCCAGGCCGTAGACCATCCGTGACGTCGAGTAGATGCCGGAGTTCGCCGACGACGCCGCCGAGGTGAGGACGACGAAGTTGACCACCGACGCAGCGATTCCCAGCCCGGCGAGGCTGAACATCGCGACGAACGGGCTGTGGTCGGGGCTGATCGAGCGCCACGGGGTGACGGCGATGATGACCGTGAGCGCGACGACGTAGAACAGCATCACCCGCACCGGGATCGAGTTGATGGCCCGCGGCAGGTTGCGTTCGGGGTTCTTGGTCTCCGCCGCCGCGGTGCCCACCAGTTCGATCCCGACGAACGCGAACGTCGCGATCTGGAAACCGGCCACGAAGCCCATCGGGCCGGTGGGGAAGAACCCGCCGTCGTTCCACAGGTTGGCGAAGCTCGCCTGCGCGCCGCCGGGCGCGGTGAAGTGGCTGAACACCATCACCAGGCCGACGACGATGAGCGCGAGGATCGCGATGATCTTGATCAGGGCGAACCAGAACTCGGTCTCGCCGAAGGCCTTCACGGTGGGCAGGTTCAGCGTGATCAGCACGACGACCGTGACCAGCGCCGGTATCCACAGCGGGATGTCGGCCCACCAGTACGTCACATAGCCGGCGATCGCGACCACATCGGCCACGCCCGTGACGATCCAGCAGAACCAGTAGGTCCAGCCGGTGAAGAAGCCGGCCCACGGGCCGAGCAGGTCGGCCGCGAAATCGGCGAACGACTTGTAGTGCAGGTTGGACAGCAGCAGCTCGCCCATGGCCCGCATCACGAAGAAGAGCATGAAGCCGATGATCATGTAGACGAAGATCACCGAGGGCCCGGCCAGCGACACGGTCTTGCCCGACCCCATGAACAGGCCGGTCCCGATCGCCCCGCCGATCGCGATGAGCTGGATGTGACGGTTCGACAGCTGGCGGGAAAGGTGCTGGGACCCCGGCACAGGCCCGGACCCCGGCCCTGACCCCGGCCCGGACCCGGACGACACCTCGGCTGCTTGTTCGTACGGCGCTTTCTCAGACATCGCCTTCGAGCTTTTCAGGCCACGCTCGGGCGGTTCCTGTGGGGTTGTCCTCAGCGGGCCGGCTCGCCGTGCGTAACGCCATGGCGGAAAATCGCGCTCGGGAGCGCCACTGCGTTACGCGCGGCGAGGCCGGACCGCCCCAGACCGCTCTGGAACCGTTATGCCGCGGCGGTGGCCGTCTCGGCTGCCGGTTCCAGCGCCGCGGCGATGATGTCGGCGACATCGGTCACGGGTATGACCTCGAGCGCGTCGAGCACGTCGGCGGGCACGTCGTCCAGGTCGGCCTCGTTGCGCTGCGGGATGAACACCGTGGCAAGCCCGGCCCGCTGTGCGGCCAGCAACTTCTGCTTGACCCCACCGATCGGCAGGACCCGGCCGTTGAGCGTGACCTCACCGGTCATGCCCACATCGCCGCGGACCTTGCGGCCGGTCGCCATCGACACCAGGGCGGTCACCATCGTCACGCCCGCCGACGGCCCGTCCTTGGGCACGGCACCCGCGGGCACGTGCAGATGGATCCGCCGCTGCAGCGCCAACCGGTCGACGCCGAGTTGCTCGGCGTGGGCACGCACATAGGACAGCGCGATCTGCGCGGACTCCTTCATCACGTCGCCCAGCTGACCGGTCAGCTGTAGGCCCGGGTCGCCCTCGGTGGAGTTGGCCTCGATGTAGAGCACATCGCCGCCCATGCCGGTCACCGCGAGACCGGTGGCCACACCGGGCACCGCCGTGCGTTCGGCCGATTCCGGCAGGAACCGCGCACGGCCCAGGTAGCCGACGAGATCGGGCTCGTCGACGGTGATCGGACCGGGTTGCGTGGCCAGTCTGGTCGCGACCTTGCGCATCATCTTGGCCAGCAGCCGTTCGAACTGCCGCACACCCGGTTCGCGGGTGTAGTCGGCGGCGATCTTGCGCAGCGCGGCGTCGGTCACCTCGACTTCGCCGCCGTCCAGCGCCGCCCGTTCCCGCTGCCTCGGCAGCAGGAAGTCGCGCGCGATGGCGAGTTTGTCGTCGGCGGTGTAGCCGTCGATCTGCACCAGTTCCATGCGGTCCAGCAGCGCCGACGGGATGTTCTCGACGACGTTGGCGGTGGCCAGGAACACCACGTCGGACAGGTCCAGGTCCAGGTCCAGGTAGTGGTCGCGGAACGTGTGGTTCTGCGCCGGGTCGAGGACCTCGAGCAGCGCCGCCGCCGGGTCGCCCCGGAAGTCGGAGCCCACCTTGTCGATCTCGTCAAGCAGCACAACGGGATTCATCGAACCCGCCTCGCTGATCGCACGCACGATGCGGCCCGGCAGCGCGCCGACGTAGGTGCGCCGGTGGCCGCGGATCTCGGCCTCGTCGCGCACACCGCCGAGGGCGACGCGCACGAATTTGCGGCCCAGCGCCCGGGCGACCGATTCACCGAGCGACGTCTTGCCGACGCCGGGCGGACCGGCCAGTGCCATCACGGCGCCGGAGCCGCGCCCGCCGACGACCTGCAGCCCGCGCTGGGAGCGCCGCGACCGCACGGCCAGGTATTCGACGATGCGGTCCTTGACGTCGTCGAGGCCGTGGTGGTCGGCATCCAGGATCTGTCTGGCTCGCGCCAGGTCGGTCGAGTCCTCGGTCCTGACGTTCCACGGCAGCTCCAGCACGGTGTCCAGCCAGGTGCGGATCCACCCGCCCTCGGGGCTCTGGTCGCTGGCGCGTTCGAGCTTGCCGACCTCACGCAGTGCCGCCTCACGGACCTTCTCGGGCAGGTCGGCGGATTCGATCCGGGCTCGGTAGTCGGCTTCACCTTCCTGGCCGTCGGGACCCAACTCGCCGAGTTCCTTGCGGATCGCGTTGAGCTGCTGGCGCAGCAGGAACTCCTTCTGCTGTCTTTCCATGCCCTCGCGGACGTCCTCGGCGATCTTGTCGGTGACCTCGACCTCGGCGAGATGCTCACCGGTCCACTCGATCAAAAGGGAGAGTCGACGGTCCACGTCCGCGGCCTCGATCAGTTCGCGCTTCTGGGCGTCGGACAGATACGACGCGTACCCGGCGGTGTCCGCCAGCGCCGACGGGTCGGTGATCTTGTTCACCATGTCGACGATCTGCCACGCGTCACGCCGCTGCAGCATCGCCAGCAGCAGCTTCTTGTATTCCCCGGCAAGCCTTTTCGTCTCGTCGGTGGGTTCGGGTTCGGTCACGTCCTCGACCTCCACCCACAGCGCGGCGCCCGGTCCGGTGGTTCCCGAGCCGATGTGGGCGCGCCGTTCACCGCGCACGACGGCGGCCGCGCCGCCGCTGGGTAGCCGCCCGACCTGCACGATCGACGCGATGACGCCGTGCGTCGGGTAACGGTCGTCGAGCCGCGGCGCGATCAGCAGCTTGCCGGAGTCGGTGGCCTGTGCGGCGTCCACGGCGGCCTGGGCGGCGTCGTCGAGCGCGATCGGCACCACCATGCCCGGCAGCAGGATCGGGTCGCTGACGAACAAGATGGGCACGGCACGCATCTTCGAATCAGACATCAAACCTCCAAAGTTCAGTCTGATGCGCTCAACCTTGATGTGGGGGGATTTGTTCCTGCGGCGGTATCGCCGAGAGCGGAATGCGGGCAAGGAACTGCCAGGTGGCTGTGAAGGTCGCCCGCGGCGGAATAGCGCGGCCGGCCGGCCGGTCGTAGCGCTCATGAGCAGAGCAGTGCAGTTCGACGCGTACGGGGATATCGAGGTGCTCGCGGTGCGTGAGGTGCCGCGTCCGGTCCCGGCCGAGGGTGAGGTCCTGGTCCGGGTGCGGGCCGCGGGAATCAACCCCGGCGAGGCCATGATCAGGTTCGGGTTGTTGCACGACCGGTACCCGGCGACCTTCCCGTCCGGGCAGGGCAGCGACCTCGCGGGGGTGGTGGCCGAACTCGGCCCCGGCGTCACCGGTGTCGACGTCGGGGACGAGGTGATCGGGTTCTCGCTGCGCCGGTCCAGCCACGCCGAGTATGTCTCGGTGCCGGTGACGCAGCTCACCGCGAAACCGCCCGCGGTTTCCTGGGAGGTCGCCGGATCCCTGTTCGTCGCGGGCACCACCGCGTACGCGGCGGTGAATGCCGTTCGGCCCGGACCCGGTGACGTCGCCGCGGTCTCCGCGGCGGCCGGTGGTGTCGGAACCATCGCGGTACAGCTCGCCGCGCGCGCCGGCGCCACGGTCCTCGGTATCGCCGGGCCCGCCAACCACGGTTGGCTCACCGACCACGGGGTGATCCCGGTCGACTACGCCACGCCGAGCACCGACGGTCTGGCCGACCGGCTGCGCGCGGCCTCACCCACCGGACGCGTCGATGCCTTCCTGGATTTCTTCGGCAACGGCTATGTGGCGCTTGCGGTTGACGAACTCGGGGTAAACCCCGAACGGGTCGACACCATCATCGATTTCGCGGCCGTCGAAACGTTCGGCGTGCAGGCGGTGGGAAGCGCCGCGGCAGCCGAGATCTCGGTCGTCGCCGAACTGGCCGAGCTGGTCGCCGACGGCGACCTCGAGGTGCCCATCGGCGGGGTGTTCCCCATCTCCGAGGTGCGCGCCGCGTACACCGAACTCGAAAAGCGCCACACCAGAGGGAAATTGGTGCTGCGGCCGTGAGCTGACCCACACAGGCAGGGAGCCTGCCGTCGGGGGGTAACGGCAGGCTCCCTGGGTGGGTGGTTTCTAGGTGGCCGACTGCGCGCCGAGCACCCGCTGGATGTCGGGCTTCATCTGCAGCAGCTGCTGGCCCCAGTAGTTCCACGTGTGCGTCCCGTTGGGCGGGAAGTTGAACACCGCGTTGGTGCCGCCCGCGGCGATGTACTGGTCGCGGAACGTCAGGTTGGTCCGCAGCGTCAGGCCCTCCAGGAACTGCGCGGCCAGCAAGTTGCCGCCCGAGACGCCGGCGTCGAGCTCCGACGGGGTGCCGGTGCCGCAGTAGACCCAGATGCGGGTGTTGTTGCGCACCAGCTGGTTGATGTTGACCATCGGGTCGTTGCGCTTCCACGCCGGGTCGGACGACGGACCCCACATGCTCTCGGCGTTGTATCCGCCTGCGTCGTTCATCGCCAGACCGATCAGCATCGGCCACCAGCCTTCCGACGGGTTGAGGAAGCCGGAAAGTGTTGAGGCGTAGATGAACTGCTCGGGGTGGTAGATCGCGTAGGTCAGTGCGGCGCTGCCTGCCATCGACAGGCCGACGACGGCGTT
This region of Mycolicibacterium goodii genomic DNA includes:
- the cycA gene encoding D-serine/D-alanine/glycine transporter, producing the protein MSEKAPYEQAAEVSSGSGPGSGPGSGPVPGSQHLSRQLSNRHIQLIAIGGAIGTGLFMGSGKTVSLAGPSVIFVYMIIGFMLFFVMRAMGELLLSNLHYKSFADFAADLLGPWAGFFTGWTYWFCWIVTGVADVVAIAGYVTYWWADIPLWIPALVTVVVLITLNLPTVKAFGETEFWFALIKIIAILALIVVGLVMVFSHFTAPGGAQASFANLWNDGGFFPTGPMGFVAGFQIATFAFVGIELVGTAAAETKNPERNLPRAINSIPVRVMLFYVVALTVIIAVTPWRSISPDHSPFVAMFSLAGLGIAASVVNFVVLTSAASSANSGIYSTSRMVYGLASEGDAPALFSRLTSRRVPANALFLSGVFLLSGVVIIALGDSIIEAFTLVTTISSLCFMFVWTIILSSYLVYRRRRRHLHAASVFKMPGGVVMCWVVLAFFVFLVWAFTQKADTLQALLVTPVWFIVLGIAWAVLRRRPGHLAREAAFRAELESSD
- the lon gene encoding endopeptidase La, coding for MSDSKMRAVPILFVSDPILLPGMVVPIALDDAAQAAVDAAQATDSGKLLIAPRLDDRYPTHGVIASIVQVGRLPSGGAAAVVRGERRAHIGSGTTGPGAALWVEVEDVTEPEPTDETKRLAGEYKKLLLAMLQRRDAWQIVDMVNKITDPSALADTAGYASYLSDAQKRELIEAADVDRRLSLLIEWTGEHLAEVEVTDKIAEDVREGMERQQKEFLLRQQLNAIRKELGELGPDGQEGEADYRARIESADLPEKVREAALREVGKLERASDQSPEGGWIRTWLDTVLELPWNVRTEDSTDLARARQILDADHHGLDDVKDRIVEYLAVRSRRSQRGLQVVGGRGSGAVMALAGPPGVGKTSLGESVARALGRKFVRVALGGVRDEAEIRGHRRTYVGALPGRIVRAISEAGSMNPVVLLDEIDKVGSDFRGDPAAALLEVLDPAQNHTFRDHYLDLDLDLSDVVFLATANVVENIPSALLDRMELVQIDGYTADDKLAIARDFLLPRQRERAALDGGEVEVTDAALRKIAADYTREPGVRQFERLLAKMMRKVATRLATQPGPITVDEPDLVGYLGRARFLPESAERTAVPGVATGLAVTGMGGDVLYIEANSTEGDPGLQLTGQLGDVMKESAQIALSYVRAHAEQLGVDRLALQRRIHLHVPAGAVPKDGPSAGVTMVTALVSMATGRKVRGDVGMTGEVTLNGRVLPIGGVKQKLLAAQRAGLATVFIPQRNEADLDDVPADVLDALEVIPVTDVADIIAAALEPAAETATAAA
- a CDS encoding NADP-dependent oxidoreductase, yielding MSRAVQFDAYGDIEVLAVREVPRPVPAEGEVLVRVRAAGINPGEAMIRFGLLHDRYPATFPSGQGSDLAGVVAELGPGVTGVDVGDEVIGFSLRRSSHAEYVSVPVTQLTAKPPAVSWEVAGSLFVAGTTAYAAVNAVRPGPGDVAAVSAAAGGVGTIAVQLAARAGATVLGIAGPANHGWLTDHGVIPVDYATPSTDGLADRLRAASPTGRVDAFLDFFGNGYVALAVDELGVNPERVDTIIDFAAVETFGVQAVGSAAAAEISVVAELAELVADGDLEVPIGGVFPISEVRAAYTELEKRHTRGKLVLRP
- a CDS encoding alpha/beta hydrolase, which translates into the protein MKFIPYMRGIAAWKALRRFVIGALAALMLPGLIGFAGGSASAGAFSRPGLPVEYLDVFSPSMNRNIRVQFQGGGPHAVYLLDGLRAQDDYNGWDINTPAFEWFYQSGLSTIMPVGGQSSFYTDWYQPSSGNGQDYTYKWETFLTQELPAWLEANRGVSRTGNAVVGLSMAGSAALTYAIYHPEQFIYASTLSGFLNPSEGWWPMLIGLAMNDAGGYNAESMWGPSSDPAWKRNDPMVNINQLVRNNTRIWVYCGTGTPSELDAGVSGGNLLAAQFLEGLTLRTNLTFRDQYIAAGGTNAVFNFPPNGTHTWNYWGQQLLQMKPDIQRVLGAQSAT